The following proteins come from a genomic window of Triticum aestivum cultivar Chinese Spring chromosome 6A, IWGSC CS RefSeq v2.1, whole genome shotgun sequence:
- the LOC123131397 gene encoding uncharacterized protein isoform X2 — translation MAAGVWNVLDWFPGGEAILRAESAFLSASTAAGGEDRISALHDHLLRDIVSRLPARDAARTAALAYRWRHLRELTLLGVHMPDCDNLDHLLPRSPVLDTLVVVLSRIFHHIHLCSQSLKSALLWSYYAQEIAVMDCPLLESLILCDVSFGEGDSVAVKIAAAPKLRVLGYLEPRVHQLKIGNNLIKPSPSTVVPSVKILALKVNFGVLKEVKMLASFLRCFPDIEMLHIESLPADERTRKHNAKFWRELCPIECLKSHVTEMIVHEFRGDRSEMEFLKFVDRSADEMLYLLVRTTAEIFASADEMDELMTKMEDFTHRGWVCDHSIVVHWWWGSLWRRTSGVSAKRRISLLTTLSSVGPSVLRGIQFSTRQPKGRHNKLAKLICMHLCQLNHLIPHRRETPKAIFRPQSQRKPYITI, via the exons atggccgccggcgtCTGGAACGTCCTGGACTGGTTCCCCGGAGGCGAGGCCATCCTCAGGGCCGAGAGCGCCTTCCTCTCCGCCAGCACCGCCGCGGGCGGCGAGGACCGCATCAGCGCCCTCCACGACCACCTCCTCAGGGACATCGTGTCCCGCCTCCCCGCCAGGGacgccgcccgcaccgccgcgcTCGCCTACCGCTGGCGCCACCTCCGGGAGCTCACCCTGCTCGGCGTCCACATGCCCGACTGCGACAACCTCGACCACCTGCTCCCCCGCAGCCCCGTTCTGGAcaccctcgtcgtcgtcctcagccGTATATTCCACCACATTCACCTCTGCAGCCAGAGCCTCAAATCAGCGCTCCTCTGGAGTTACTACGCGCAGGAGATCGCCGTCATGGACTGCCCGCTCCTGGAAAGCCTCATTCTGTGCGATGTCTCATTCGGTGAAGGTGATTCGGTGGCTGTAAAGATTGCTGCTGCGCCCAAGCTGCGCGTGTTGGGCTACCTGGAGCCAAGAGTCCACCAGCTCAAGATTGGCAACAATCTCATCAAG CCGAGCCCGAGCACCGTGGTTCCGAGCGTCAAGATACTGGCCTTGAAGGTGAACTTTGGTGTCCTCAAGGAGGTCAAGATGCTGGCCAGCTTCCTCAGATGCTTCCCCGACATTGAAATGCTGCACATCGAG TCTCTCCCAGCCGATGAACGCACTCGAAAGCACAATGCCAAATTCTGGCGAGAGCTCTGTCCTATCGAATGTCTCAAGTCACACGTCACCGAGATGATCGTCCATGAATTCCGGGGGGATCGAAGCGAGATGGAGTTCCTCAAGTTTGTCGACAGGAGCGCGGACGAGATGTTGTATTTGCTCGTCAGGACCACTGCAGAAATATTCGCTTCGGCGGATGAGATGGATGAGCTGATGACTAAAATGGAAGATTTTACGCACCGAGGGTGGGTCTGCGATCACTCCATAGTGGTGCACTGGTGGTGGGGGAGCCTTTGGAGGAGAACCTCTGGAGTTTCAGCAAAGCGTCGGATCTCTCTGCTGACAACCCTTTCCAGTGTTGGTCCTAGTGTTCTGAG GGGGATTCAATTCAGCACTAGACAGCCAAAAGGAAGACACAATAAGCTGGCCAAGCTCATATGCATGCACCTCTGCCAACTGAACCATCTAATACCTCACCGGA GAGAAACGCCAAAAGCAATTTTCAGACCCCAGAGCCAAAGAAAGCCATACATCACAATTTAG
- the LOC123131397 gene encoding uncharacterized protein isoform X1, giving the protein MAAGVWNVLDWFPGGEAILRAESAFLSASTAAGGEDRISALHDHLLRDIVSRLPARDAARTAALAYRWRHLRELTLLGVHMPDCDNLDHLLPRSPVLDTLVVVLSRIFHHIHLCSQSLKSALLWSYYAQEIAVMDCPLLESLILCDVSFGEGDSVAVKIAAAPKLRVLGYLEPRVHQLKIGNNLIKPDTKPSPSTVVPSVKILALKVNFGVLKEVKMLASFLRCFPDIEMLHIESLPADERTRKHNAKFWRELCPIECLKSHVTEMIVHEFRGDRSEMEFLKFVDRSADEMLYLLVRTTAEIFASADEMDELMTKMEDFTHRGWVCDHSIVVHWWWGSLWRRTSGVSAKRRISLLTTLSSVGPSVLRGIQFSTRQPKGRHNKLAKLICMHLCQLNHLIPHRRETPKAIFRPQSQRKPYITI; this is encoded by the exons atggccgccggcgtCTGGAACGTCCTGGACTGGTTCCCCGGAGGCGAGGCCATCCTCAGGGCCGAGAGCGCCTTCCTCTCCGCCAGCACCGCCGCGGGCGGCGAGGACCGCATCAGCGCCCTCCACGACCACCTCCTCAGGGACATCGTGTCCCGCCTCCCCGCCAGGGacgccgcccgcaccgccgcgcTCGCCTACCGCTGGCGCCACCTCCGGGAGCTCACCCTGCTCGGCGTCCACATGCCCGACTGCGACAACCTCGACCACCTGCTCCCCCGCAGCCCCGTTCTGGAcaccctcgtcgtcgtcctcagccGTATATTCCACCACATTCACCTCTGCAGCCAGAGCCTCAAATCAGCGCTCCTCTGGAGTTACTACGCGCAGGAGATCGCCGTCATGGACTGCCCGCTCCTGGAAAGCCTCATTCTGTGCGATGTCTCATTCGGTGAAGGTGATTCGGTGGCTGTAAAGATTGCTGCTGCGCCCAAGCTGCGCGTGTTGGGCTACCTGGAGCCAAGAGTCCACCAGCTCAAGATTGGCAACAATCTCATCAAG CCTGACACGAAGCCGAGCCCGAGCACCGTGGTTCCGAGCGTCAAGATACTGGCCTTGAAGGTGAACTTTGGTGTCCTCAAGGAGGTCAAGATGCTGGCCAGCTTCCTCAGATGCTTCCCCGACATTGAAATGCTGCACATCGAG TCTCTCCCAGCCGATGAACGCACTCGAAAGCACAATGCCAAATTCTGGCGAGAGCTCTGTCCTATCGAATGTCTCAAGTCACACGTCACCGAGATGATCGTCCATGAATTCCGGGGGGATCGAAGCGAGATGGAGTTCCTCAAGTTTGTCGACAGGAGCGCGGACGAGATGTTGTATTTGCTCGTCAGGACCACTGCAGAAATATTCGCTTCGGCGGATGAGATGGATGAGCTGATGACTAAAATGGAAGATTTTACGCACCGAGGGTGGGTCTGCGATCACTCCATAGTGGTGCACTGGTGGTGGGGGAGCCTTTGGAGGAGAACCTCTGGAGTTTCAGCAAAGCGTCGGATCTCTCTGCTGACAACCCTTTCCAGTGTTGGTCCTAGTGTTCTGAG GGGGATTCAATTCAGCACTAGACAGCCAAAAGGAAGACACAATAAGCTGGCCAAGCTCATATGCATGCACCTCTGCCAACTGAACCATCTAATACCTCACCGGA GAGAAACGCCAAAAGCAATTTTCAGACCCCAGAGCCAAAGAAAGCCATACATCACAATTTAG